From a region of the Brevibacterium siliguriense genome:
- a CDS encoding tripartite tricarboxylate transporter permease yields MTAELIEPVLWAVGMALLSGVLFTGIGLISGTDETAIVAPLALLVILIGVPPAGVLAFFLAAIIAKHISHAVPTTLLGIPGDTTAVPMLREAQLLRSLGIPHIALQKAISGGVVSVAIAIPLSIVFALVLTPFAEAIGAAAPWIFIAAAVLVAYTSKGKIAAVAGLVPFVLLIVGLQAFIMEQKEATFTTSFFLGIATGPLIFDLFAALSPAGRRSMQQSGKQEFNLAPDVRPAGGSRMPNPFTVLTGKQLAYTSGSAAITSATFVFSPVAMAVLMGEIVGSRVKNGYERLTTVITVRNGTTESTYIAETLIPLIAIGLPLSPMAAGPAGPLFNAPPVYTLDAETGTTNNLHDLLTTGQFALFAVIAAVIAVAIAYPFVMTNAHRAATWVMKSVSHEAIIAGFAALICVICLYEGGLLALGVTLTVGLVGGLFNRFIGMHAGVQFMGYYVAVLTVPAILAL; encoded by the coding sequence GTGACCGCGGAACTCATCGAACCAGTACTGTGGGCCGTCGGGATGGCGCTCCTCTCCGGGGTGCTCTTCACCGGAATCGGACTGATCTCGGGAACAGACGAGACGGCGATCGTGGCACCCTTGGCGCTGCTTGTCATCCTCATCGGGGTGCCTCCTGCCGGGGTGCTCGCGTTCTTCCTCGCCGCGATCATTGCCAAACACATCTCCCACGCCGTACCGACGACTCTCCTCGGAATCCCCGGTGACACCACGGCGGTGCCGATGCTGCGTGAGGCGCAGCTGCTGAGGTCTCTCGGAATCCCGCATATCGCACTGCAGAAGGCGATCTCCGGTGGAGTCGTCTCAGTTGCCATTGCCATTCCGCTGTCGATCGTGTTCGCCCTCGTACTCACTCCTTTCGCCGAGGCGATCGGTGCTGCCGCTCCCTGGATCTTCATCGCCGCGGCCGTTCTCGTCGCCTACACCTCGAAGGGCAAGATCGCTGCGGTTGCGGGACTCGTCCCGTTCGTCCTGCTCATCGTCGGCCTGCAGGCCTTCATCATGGAGCAGAAGGAAGCGACCTTCACCACTTCGTTCTTCCTCGGCATCGCCACCGGTCCGCTCATCTTCGACCTGTTCGCTGCGCTCTCTCCTGCCGGACGCCGCTCGATGCAGCAGTCGGGCAAGCAGGAATTCAATCTTGCTCCCGACGTCCGGCCCGCAGGGGGTTCGAGGATGCCGAACCCCTTCACAGTGCTGACCGGAAAGCAACTGGCATACACCAGCGGTTCAGCGGCGATCACCTCGGCGACCTTCGTCTTCTCCCCCGTGGCCATGGCTGTGCTCATGGGCGAGATCGTCGGAAGCCGGGTCAAGAACGGGTACGAACGACTCACCACCGTCATCACTGTCCGCAACGGAACCACAGAGTCGACCTATATCGCCGAGACTCTCATCCCGCTCATCGCGATCGGCCTGCCTCTGTCACCGATGGCGGCCGGTCCCGCAGGACCGCTGTTCAACGCTCCTCCCGTCTACACCCTCGATGCTGAGACGGGAACGACGAATAATCTCCACGACCTGCTCACGACCGGTCAGTTCGCTCTCTTCGCCGTCATCGCCGCCGTCATCGCGGTCGCCATCGCCTACCCCTTCGTGATGACGAACGCCCATCGTGCTGCGACCTGGGTGATGAAGTCGGTCTCCCACGAAGCGATCATCGCCGGCTTCGCCGCCCTCATCTGCGTCATCTGCCTCTATGAAGGCGGACTGCTCGCCCTGGGGGTGACGCTCACCGTCGGACTCGTCGGCGGACTGTTCAACCGGTTCATCGGCATGCACGCCGGCGTCCAGTTCATGGGCTACTACGTCGCAGTGCTCACGGTGCCCGCGATCCTCGCGCTCTGA
- a CDS encoding hydroxymethylglutaryl-CoA lyase: MTAQLPQQFTSSNLPTEVSVCEVSARDGLQSQARTLPVSTRLELIRRLSDAGLKTIEAGSFVSPRTVPQMADTRSVLAGLDLDSEIAFPVLVPNRRGLDDAVAAGTKDASVFISVTESFAQANLGGSVQHTTDRSLEVARAATAAGLRVRGYLSMVFGDPWEGAVDPDRVATAARSLVDAGCLTISLGDTIGTATPGHVTAVLDSLVGAGIPIYRIALHTHNTYGQALANVYSALQAGVSQFDASAGGIGGCPFARTASGNLATEDLLWMLQGLGISTGVDIDALASISQWLGEQLGIALPSATSSAILSR, encoded by the coding sequence CACAGCTTCCCCAGCAGTTTACGTCGTCGAACCTGCCGACCGAGGTCAGCGTCTGCGAAGTCAGCGCTCGAGACGGTCTGCAGTCGCAAGCACGCACTCTTCCTGTCTCAACGCGACTCGAACTGATTCGGCGGCTCTCCGATGCCGGCCTGAAGACCATCGAAGCCGGAAGCTTCGTCTCTCCGCGGACCGTTCCCCAGATGGCCGACACCCGATCGGTGCTCGCCGGGCTCGACCTGGACTCCGAAATCGCGTTCCCCGTCCTCGTCCCGAATCGAAGGGGTCTCGATGATGCCGTTGCAGCGGGAACGAAAGACGCCTCGGTCTTCATCAGCGTCACCGAATCGTTCGCCCAGGCCAACCTCGGCGGTTCCGTTCAGCACACCACCGATCGCAGCCTCGAGGTGGCACGCGCAGCGACCGCTGCGGGCCTGCGGGTGCGCGGTTATCTGTCGATGGTCTTCGGGGACCCCTGGGAAGGCGCAGTCGATCCCGATCGCGTCGCCACGGCTGCGCGTAGCCTCGTCGATGCAGGATGCCTGACGATCTCGCTCGGCGATACCATCGGAACCGCGACTCCCGGTCATGTGACCGCTGTTCTTGATAGCCTGGTCGGCGCCGGGATTCCGATCTATCGGATCGCCCTGCACACCCACAACACCTATGGCCAGGCGCTTGCGAATGTCTACTCCGCGCTTCAAGCAGGTGTCAGTCAGTTCGACGCATCGGCAGGAGGGATCGGTGGCTGCCCCTTCGCCCGCACAGCTTCCGGAAACCTCGCCACTGAGGATCTTCTCTGGATGCTCCAGGGGCTGGGCATCTCCACCGGCGTCGACATCGACGCCTTGGCGTCGATCAGCCAGTGGCTGGGCGAGCAGCTCGGCATTGCGCTTCCATCCGCAACGTCCTCGGCCATCCTCAGCCGGTAG